Genomic DNA from Pigmentiphaga litoralis:
ATAGGCCTGGCGGTGCTCATGCACCTGATGCTGGCGCTCGCCTTCATCTTCGGCCTGTCGTGGAACACGACGGCGCCGGGCCCGGTGCAGGCCGAACTGTGGACGGCCTTGCCGCCCCCGAACCGGCCTGAACCCGACCCGACGCCGGATCCGACGCCCGCGCCGGCGCCTCGTCCTACGCCTGCCCCCACGCCCAAGCCGCTTCCTCCTCCGCCGCCACCGCCCGAAACGCGCGTGACGCCGGAAAAGCCCGATATCGCCATCGAGCAGGAAAAGAAGCGCCGCGAAGCCGAAAAGAAACGCCAGGCCGACCAGGACGCCGCCGAGCAGCGCGAACGCGACCGCAAGGAAGCCGATCGCAAGCTGGCCGACAAGAAAGCGGCCGACAAGAAAGAAGCCGATCGTCAGCAGGCCGAACAGGCACGCCGCGACCAGGACAAGAAAGAAGCGGACAAGAAGCTGGCTGACAAGAAGGAAGCCGATCGCCTGGCGGCCGAGAAGGCCCAGAAAGCCATCGCCGACAAGGCGGCTGCCGAAAAGGCTGCCGCTGAGAAGGTCGCCGCCGACAAGAAGGCCGCTGCCGAAAAGCGTGCGTCCGACGAACGCGACCGCAAGTTGCGCGAAGCCTTCCGTAGCGACACCGCGCGCGCAGCCGGCCTGGAAGGCGGACGCGAAGGTGGCCGCGAGGGTGGGCGTGAAGGCGGCAACGCCGATCGCAACCAGGCAGCCGGCGCCAGTGGCAACCCCGGATACGCCGACCTGATCCGGTCGTGCGTGCGTCCGGGCGTGATCTACGCCGCGACCGGCAGCTCGGCCAACGGGAACCCGACGGCCGTGTTCCGAGTCCAGTTACTACCTTCCGGCGACCAGGCCGGAGCCCCACGCCTGATTCGCAGCTCAGGCGTACCCGCGTTCGACCGCGCCGTCGAGAACGGCATCCGGCGCTGCGATCCGTTCCCGCGCCCGCCTTCCGGCCGGTTCGAGTCCAACATAGAAGTTCAATATCGGATGTTCGACTAATGACCCTTGCACATACCCTCGCCCTCACGCCACCGCCCAGCGCGGCGCGCCGCCACGGCCTCGGCCTGTCCCTGAAACGCCGTCTGCGGACGGCCGTCCTGTCGATGATGACCGCTGCCATCGGGCTGGCCGCCAACGCCGCCCATGCCCAATTGACGGTGCAGATCTCGGGCGCCGGCGCCAACCAGTATCCGATCGCCATCGCCGACTTCGAATCGTCCGACCCCCAGGGCAAGGCGATCGCCGACGTGATCCGTGCCGACCTGGGCCGCACCGGCCTGTTCAAGCTGATCGACGCCACCGGCGCCAACCTGTCGGACTCGTCCACGATCGGCTTTGCCGCCTGGAAGACCCGCGGCGCCGACGCGCTGTCGGTCGGCAGCGTGCAGCGCGGCGCCGATGGCCGCTATGACATCCGCTATCGCCTGGTCGACACCGTCAAGCAGGCCCAGATCGACGGCGTGGCCTTCGCCGCCGGCAACAACCCCAACGAAATTCGCCGCACCGCGCACCAGATCGCCGATCGTATCTACGAAAAGCTGACCGGTGATCGCGGCGTGTTCTCGACACGTATCGCCTACGTGCTCAAGCAAGGTCCGCTGTTCGAACTGCAGATCGCCGATGCCGACGGCCAGAACGCCCAGACCGCCCTGCGCTCGCGCGAGCCGATCATCTCGCCCGCCTGGTCGCCCGACGGCTCGCGCCTGGCCTACGTCAGCTTCGAATCGCGCAAGCCGGTCGTGTACGTGCACAGCATCCAGACCGGCCAGCGCGTGCCGGTCGCCAACTTCAAGGGCAACAACAGCGCCCCGGCCTGGTCGCCCAACGGCAACCAGCTGGCGGTCGTGCTGACCCGGGACGGCCTGTCGCAGATCTACCTGATGGGCGCCGACGGTTCCGGCCTGCGCCGCCTGACGCAATCCCCCGGGATCGACACTGAGCCAGTGTTCACACCCGATGGCAAGTCGCTGCTCTTTACCAGCGATCGCGGCGGCGCGCCACAAATCTATCGTTTGAGCATCGACAGCGGTTCTGCCGAGCGCGTGAGCTTCAAAGGCACTTACAATATCTCTCCCCAGTTGTCGCCTGATGGCAAAACCTTGGTGTATGTCACCCGCCGTGCCGGTTACCAGATCGCATCGCTCGACCTTGCCTCCGGCAACGAAATGCTGCTGACCAGCAGCGGCAAGGACGAGTCACCAAGTTTTGCTCCCAACGGAAAAATGATTCTGTATGCAACGTCCCAAGGCGGCCGTGGCGTGCTTGCCGCCGTGTCATCCGACGGCCGCATCACGCAGACGCTTTCGGTTCTGAGCGGCGACGTGCGCGAACCTACCTGGGGGCCTTTCCTCACCAACTGATACCACCCACCTTGGCGAAATGTCGCGCCGCCGCATCGTTGTCACGCCTTGCAACGAGCGGCGGCGCGTAGTCCATGTGACACTGCCACGTAACGGGTTGGATTAATCCGGCAATTCGTTTTCTACCCACGCTTTCATCTCTGAAAAAACCCAAGGAATCGATCATGTCTACTCGTGCATTAAAGATGTTTATGGTTGCCGGCCTCGCTGCCGTCATCACCGCTTGCTCCAGCCCGGTCAAGCTCGATGAAAGCTCGAACGTGCCGGTTGAAGACCGTACCGCAGGCTCGCAGTCCGGCGCCGACCCACGTGGCGTTGCTCGTGTCGACACTACCCAAGGCGGCCTCGATCCCCTGAACGACCCGAAGGGCGTGCTGGCCCAGCGTTCGGTCTACTTCGACTTCGACAGCTACGCCGTCAGCGACAAGTTCAAGCCGCTGGTCGAAAACCATGCGCGTTTCCTGAACTCCAACCGCAACCGCAAGATCGTCATCGAAGGCAACACCGATGATCTGGGTGGCAGCGAATACAACCTGGCCCTGGGCCAGCGCCGTTCGGAAGCCGTGCGCCGCATGATGGTATTGTTGGGCGTCCGTGACGACCAGGTCGAAGCCGTGTCGTTCGGCAAGGAAAAGCCCAAGTCCACCGGCAGCGATGACTCGTCGCGCGCCGAAAACCGCCGTGCCGATATCGTTTACCGTTAAGGATCTGCCGCAATGATGTTTCGCGCTTCCCGCAATCAGGTCTTGGCAGCCGTGCTCTTGAGCGCCGCGCTGTCGAGTGTCCCGGCCCACGCTGCGCTGTTTTCCGATGACGACGCGCGCCAGGCCATCATCGACCTGCGCAAGGAAGCGCGCGACCGATCAGACCAGCAGGCCCAGCAGCTTCAGGATGCCCTGTCGCGCCTCGAAAACAACCAGCGCGCGCAATTGCAGCTCGCCGGTCAGATCGAATCGCAGCAGCAAGAGATCGCCCGTTTGCGCGGGCAGATCGAAATCCTGACGAAGCAGGTTGCCGACACGCAGCAAGCCCAGAAAGACATCTACCTGGACGTCGATACCCGGCTGAAGCGGCTCGAGCCGCAAGCCGCGTCGATCGACGGCCAGCAGGCGATGGTCGATCCGGGTGAAAAACGGTCGTACGACGCTGCGATCGACATGTTCCGAAGCGGCGCCTACGCCGATGCGATCCCCGCGCTGTCCGCCTTCGTGCGCCAGTACCCGCAAAGCCCGTACACGCCCGCCGCCCAGTTCTACATCGGCAGCAGCCAGTACGCGCTCAAGGACTACAAGGCCGCAATCGCGCAGCAGCAGGCGCTGGTCAAGAACTTCCCGACCAACGTGCGGGCCCCCGACGCGTTGCTGGTCATTGCCGGCAGCCAGGTCGAACTGAACGACCGGCGCGGCGCGCGGACCACGCTCGAACGCATCGTGAAGGACTACCCCGGCGTGCCCGCGGCCCAGACGGCCAAGGACAGGCTTGAGTTGCTGAAGTAATTAGGTAGCAGCGCCTGTTTCGATTTGACAGGCGCATCTACCTTTGCCATAATCTATGGCTTCGGGTCGTTAGCTCAGCTGGTAGAGCAGCGGACTTTTAATCCGTTTGTCGTGGGTTCGATCCCCGCACGACCCACCAGTATTTTTGTTATGCGTTGGTCCACGAAAGTGGGGTGATGCAGGCAGGTAAAAAAGCCACCAGCAATGGTGGCTTTTTTGCGTCTGGCACGCTGGTTCGCTCGTATCCGCCCTGCCAAGATGTCGTGGGTCGTTCACCCTCAGCACGAGGACAAATGCGGCATACCCCCGACGCAACATCCCACCGGCCGACGATAGAATGACCTTGATCCAGTCACCTTGCGTGACTGCACGCTTCAAGGACCCGCAATGCGCCTGCGTTTTGCCCCATCCCTACGCCGTCAACGCCAGACCCACCGCCAACGCGCCAACGACGCGCAGGGGACAACAGCGCTTGCGCGAGATGAGATGAACGCCAGGTTGGAGACGATCGACGCGCGCGTCGATGGGCGGATGCGGCGGGGGGAGGATTCCATGTCGTTCATGATCGAGTCCATCCGCGAAATGCGGACGGCACTCCGGAACGTGCAGATGACGATCATCGTGACGGCGATCGGGGCGACGCTGACGATCCTGCTGGGGCTTGCGGCCTTCAATGCCACGCTGCTGTCGAACATGGTCGCCAGTTTCGATTCAGGCAAGGGAATGGCATCGTCGCTGGCCGAGATCTCGGCCAAGATACAGATGACCAATCTTCACCAGGAACGCATCGAGTCGGCACTGCGGCAGCTGCAGCCGGCGCAATAGCGGTGCGCGGCCACATCAGGTGGCGGTCGATCACCACCCGATGTGGCCGGCTGGACCTAGGCGTTGGCTTGAGCTGACACGGTCACCACATTCACAAAGGCAGGCTTGCGCCGGTGCCGATCGATCCAGCGCTTTGCGAGCGCGCGGCCGCCCTCTTCCGCTTCGGGTTCCTTCCTGAACACGGACACGCCCTTGCCCCCGAACCAGGGGTTGCGTTGGGACACGCCCGAGTCACCTTCGGTGATCCAGCAATCGACGGCGTAGCCGGCAGCGCAGCGGTAGACGAGCATGACGTACGAGTCGCCGCCGTAGTGTTCGACGGGGTGTTGTTTCATGGCACTTCCGGTTAAGACACCAAGACCAAGGTACGGACAGGGCGTGCAGGTCACAAGATCGGGTTCGCAACGTGGGGCAACACGCAACGCGCCGGGGCGAGCAAGGTAACAAGTGGCGTCGCAGGGCGATCGATGACGGTGTCGGCAAAGCGACAGAGAAGGCACCCAGCGTACCGGTCTATTCGATCGCGCGCGATACGTCATAGACGCGAATCACGGACGGCAGCGGTGACTAATCGTGAACCATTCGGATACCTCCCTGATGAGGCCTCGCGGGGTAACCCTTGCACATCGGAACGCGCCGGACGCCGCCGCTTCTGGATCCACCCGGTGGCCGCCAGCAACCGACAGCGGGTACAGTGACGCTGACAAGCACTTTCCACCGCTCAAGGAGACTCCATGACCGCATCCCCCGATCTCATCCGTGAACTGGCCCCAACCGGCCGCCTGCGCGCCGCGCTCAACTTCGGCAACATCGTCCTGGCGCAGCGTGACGCGCAAGGCCAGCCTGCCGGCGTGACGGTGGATCTGGCGCGTGAACTGGCGCGCCGCCTCGGCCTCGAAGTCGATTTCCTGTCGTATGAATCGGCGGGCGTGGTCGCGGATCAGGCGCAGGATGGCGTGTGGGACATCGGCTTCATGGCGCGCGATCCCGCACGGGCCACGGGCATCTCGTTCACGGCGCCCTACGTCATCATCGAGGGCAGCTACCTGGTGCCGGCCGATTCGCCGCTGCAGACGATTGCCGATGTGGATGCCAGCGGCGTGCGCGTGGCCGTCGGCAAGGGCGCGGCGTACGACCTGTTCCTGAGCCGGACGCTGAAGCACGCCGAAATCGTGCGTGCGGCGACGTCGGCCGATGCCATCGACCTGTTCGTGGCGGACAAGCTCGAGGCCGTCGCCGGGGTAAAACAGCCGCTGATCAAGTACGCTGCGGCGCACCCGGGCTGGCGTGTGATCGAAGGCCGCTTCACGGCGATCGAGCAGGCCATGGCCGTGCCCAAGGGCCGTCCGGAAGCGTTCGCGTATGTGCATGCGTTTGTCGAAGAGATGAAGGCGTCTGGCTTCGTGGCCGACGGCCTGGCCCGCAGCCAGCAGTTCGACGCCGCCGTCGCGCCACCCGAAGCCATGCCGTGACACACGCTGATGGCACCGGTGGCAACCTGTCAGCACACTGAACATTGCACTGACGGCGTACCGATCGCGTACTGACGGCATACTCCCCATTGCCACCGTACAAAAGCCGGACCCCTCAACAGGCGTCCGGCTTTTTTGCGTCCGCGAAGAACGCCTGCCGCACCATCCGCGACTCGCCCGGCCGCAACAACCTTTACACCTGCCCTCAGACCTTCAGGCGGCTGTAAACCTTTCTGGCGTTGCCTTCGAATATCTTCGCCTTGGCATCGTCGCCAATCTTCGACGCATCGATATACCGCCGCGTGTCGTCGAAATAGAAACCCGTCTCCGGGTCGATGCTGCGCACCGCGCCCACCGTTTCCGACGCGAACAGGATATTTTCGGCCGGAATCACATCCAGCAGCAGGTCGATGCCGGGTTGGTGATACACGCAGGTGTCGAAGTACACGTTGTTGAGCAGCAGTTCCTTCAGGGGTGGCAGGCCCATGTCCAGCGCCAGGCCACGATAGCGGCCCCAGTGATACGGGGCGGCGCCACCGCCGTGCGGGATGATGAACTTGAGTGTCGGAAAGTCCTTGAACAGCTTGGACGTCAGGAACTGCATGAAGGCAGTGGTATCGCCGTTGATGTAGTGCGCGCCGGTCGCATGAAAGTGCGGGTTGCACGACCCGCTCACGTGGATCATGGCGGGCACGTCCAGTTCGACCATCTTTTCGAACAGCGGGTACCACCACTTGTCGAACAGTGGCGGATCGGTCCACATGCCGCCGGTCGGATCCGGGTTCAGGTTGCAGCCGATGAAGCCAAGTTCATTCACGCAACGTTCCAGCTCCGGAATGCAGTTGGCCGGCGCAACGCCCGGGCTTTGCGGCAACTGGCAGACGCCCGCAAAGTTCTCGGGGTAGAGCTGGCACACCCGGTGGATCAAGTCGTTGCACACGGTGGACCATGCTTCGCTGGTCTTGGCGTCGCCCACGTGGTGCCCCATGCCGATCGCGCGCGGCGAAAAGATCGTCAGGTCGGTGCCGCGTTCGCGCTGGATACGCAATTGCTTGCCTTCGACGCTTTCGCGGATCTGGTCGTCCGAAATCACGGGCGCCGGGAAGATGCAGCCGCTGCCGCCACATTCGCAGGCCGCGACTTGCAGGCGCCGGTATTCGTTCAGTTCTTCGGGGGCGGTGGTGTAGTGCCCGTGGCAATCGATGATCATGCGAACTCCTTGTTGTCGTCTGGGGTGGCCGACGCGGGGTCGGCCTGCAATGCGGGGTAAAGCATTTCTGCAGTCTTGCGAAAGACCCAGTCCTGGTCGCCGGCCGATGCCCAGGCCAGGGCCGCTTGCGTGTCCTGCAGCAAGTCTTTGAGCGAGCCCGGGCTGGCCGGAAAATTCGATCCCCACGCGATACGCGGCGCGCCGAACTCGGCGAACACCTGCTTGAAAAAGGACTCGGGGGTGGCCTTGCCTTCCCGGGCCTTTTTCAGGATCACGGGCGTCAGCTTCAGATAGATGTTCGGGTAGGCAGACAGCCCGTACAGCGCCTCGGCCTCGTGGTACGGCGGGCCATCGTCGAGCGGAATATTCAGCAGGTGGTCGATGATGATGGGCAGGTCAGGATATCGATCCAGCAGCACCTTCAGTTGCGGCAGGCCAGCCACGCGCATCTGCACACACACCGGCAGATTCAAGTCCGCGGCGCAATCCCAGGCCGCAAAGCTGGCCGGGTCACCCAGGCCGGGCGCCTGGCCTGTGATGGTGCTGCCGGCCGTGAACAGACGCAGGCCGGTCAGCTTCCGGTCGACCCAATGGCGGATACGTTCCGGGGCATCCGGCGCCATGACATCCACCGAAAACACGCCAGTGAACCGATCCGGGTGCGCCGCCACGGCATCGGCCACATACGCGTTGTCAAAGCCATAGCAGGTCGACGCCTGCACGATCGCGGCCCGGGCCACGCCCGCGTCATCCATGGCGGCAAGCAGTTGCTCGGTGGTGGTGGGGCGCTCCTGCGACCAGGTGGACTGCGTGCCGTGCAAGGGTGCGCGAGGGTAGGTCGCGGTGTCCGTCGTGATGATGTGCGGATGGACGTCGATGACGTGGAGAGTCATGGAAGCGGTCTCTTCATAAAGATGCGGTGGAAAACGGTGCCGGCGGCCGGATCACCGCGCCAGCTCGGGCAGGCGTCCGGGAAATTCGGGGGGCACCTGCATGTCGACCAGGGCAAGCATGGCGGCGGTATTGGCATAGGTCCCCATCAGCACCACCAGCTCCAGCATCTGACGGGTTCCGAAACGTGCATGCAGCTGGGCATAGGTGTCGGCGCTGACCCGATGGGTGCGCCACAACTGCCGTGCCAGATCGATGATCAGGACGTCTTCATCAGGCAGACCATCCAGCGCGCGGCCGTGGCGAATCGCTTCGACCACTTCGGACGGCACGCCGACCCGCAGCGCCTCGGCCTCGTGCGTGGCCCATTCGAACTGGCTGTCCATCTCACGCGCGGTGGCCAGGATCGCGACTTCACGAACGCGCGGCGCAAACCCTGCCGCTTGCCGCAGGTAGATGTTCAAGGCCGCCAGATGGGGGGAGGTCTCGGGGCTATGCAACTGCAGGCCCGCCGGGCCGCGCAGACCGGCCAGCGTGCCCGGTCGGTTGGCGCGGTCCCATGCGGCCTGCCCGGCCTCGCCCAGCGCGTCGCGCGACGGCAGCGGCAGGCGGCAGCCGGAATGGGGATCGATGTCTTGCGGGTGTGGCATGCAGCATCCTGGGGATGGACGTAAAGAACCGCGGGGGAAAAAGGCCCCTGCCCGCGCACGTTGGCGACATCGCGCCTCACTGCAGCGGGATCTCGGCCTGCACGATCACTTTCTTCCATTTGGCAGCGTCGTCGCTGATGCGGGTCGTCATCTGCTCGGGCGTGCTGGCAGAGGCCACGTAGCCCATGCCCTGCAAGGACGCCTGCACGTCGGGGGACGCCACGGCGGCCTGCACGATGGCCGACAGCTTCTGCACGACGGGCGTCGGTGTCGCGGCCGGCACGCTGAAACCGGCCCACGACGACGCATCAAAGCCCGGCACGCCGCCCTCGGCCACCGTCGGGACGTTCGGCAGGCCAGGGAACCGTTTGCTCGCGGTCACGGCCACGGCGCGGATGGCGTTCGATGACAACTGCCCCAGGATCGGCGACAGCACTTCAAAGGCCACCTGCACGTCGTTCGCGCGGACGGCGCTGACCATCTCGCCGGTGGTCTTGTACGGCACACTGACGGCATCGATGCCGGCCATGGACTTGAACATTTCGGCCGCCAGATGCTGCGTGCTGCCGATGCGCGACGTGCCGATATTGAGCTTGCCGGGGTTCCCCTTGGCGAACGCGATCACGTCGGCAACCGATTTGAACGGCGACTGCCCGTCCACGATCAGCCCCAGGTCGAACGACGCGATCGACGACACGTGGCGAAAGTCCCGCGCCAGGTTGTAGGGCAGGTTCTGGAACAGCACCGAACTGATGGCCGTGCCGTTGCCCGTCAACAGCACCGTGTAGCCATCGGGCTTGGCTTTGGCGACCGTGACGGCCGCGGCCGCAGCGCCGGCACCGGGCCGGTTTTCAACGATCACGGATTGCCCGGTGGTGGCCGACATGGCCTGCGCCACGCGGCGGGTCACCAGGTCCCCGGCGCCGCCCGGGCCGAAGGCCACCACCACGGTGATCGGCTTGTTCGGGTAGTCCGGTGCGATCCCCTGCGGTTGAGCCAGCGCGCCGGTCGCCAGGGCTGCGCAGGCGGCCACTGCCAGGCCCCTGCGCCAATGCATGCGGCCATGCGTGGCCGAAGGCATGGCTGGCCCCTGGGCCGGGTTCGCGCCTGGGTTCACATCCCGCGTCGTGGTTCTTGTCATCGTGTCTCCTTTCTTGTCGTCGCCGACCTCCGGCCCCGTCCTGCCGCAAAAGCTGGCGGGTGCCGTATCGACGCCTGTGCATTCTGCCCTCGCAGTTGCCGCCCGACCCATTGAGTATTCCTTCCGAGCCGTTGAAGGAACACTCAACCCACCGCGTGGGACGGCCGTCTCAGGCACCCACTTAACGATTCACTCAACCCCACGGAAGCAATACTCAATTGATCGCGGCCGCAGGCCAGAGGCAACATCCTCTCCGACAACACGCCGGCGTCCATGAACGCCGGCACAAGGAGACATGCCGTGAAACTGTTGCGCTTCCGCGTTCGCCGGACCACTCTCGCCCTCGTCATTTCGACCGTGGCGGCCGCCCACGCCCTGCCCGCCGCGGCGCAGGGCAACACCTATCCCGACAAGCCCATTCGTATGTCCCTGCCCTATGGCGCAGGCGGCATCGGTGACCTGACCGCGCGGGTCGTCACCCAGAAGGTCAGCGAGATCCTCGGGCAACCGATCGTGATCGAGAACCGGCCCGGCGCCGGTGGCGTGCCTTCGTTCCAGGCCGGCATGCAGGCGCCCGCCGATGGCTACACACTCGTCACTGGCGGCAATGGCACGGCCATCACGCAGACGCTGATCAAGGACCTGCCCTACAGCATCATCAATGACTTCACGCAGGTCGCCACCATGTCCAAGTTCGCCCTGGTCGTGGTGGTGCGCGCCGACTCGCCCTACAAGTCGCTGGGCGAACTGGTGGCCTACGGCAAGGCCAATCCCGGCAAGCTGAGCCTGGGCACCGCCAACATGGGGTCGTCGCAGCACCTGGGCGCCGAACTGTTCAAGTCGGTGGCCGGCATCGATGCCCAGGTCATTCCCTACAAGATGAGCCCCGCGCTGCTGACCGGCATCCGGTCGGGCGACATCGACGCCGCATTCGAATTCGTGCCGCCCATGCTGGCATCGATCAAGGGCGGCACCGTCCGCGCGCTGGCGATTGCCGACGACAAGCGCAGCCCGGCCTTGTCGGATGTGCCGACCTCCAAGGAAAGCGGCCTGGATGGCTATGTCGTGACGTCGTGGAACGGTGTGTCCGCCCGCGCCGGCACGCCGCCCGAGATCGTTGAAAAGCTCAACAAGGCGTTCGTCGCGGCGGTGAACTCGCCCGAAGTCGCACAGAAGCTGCGCGACATGAATTCCGAACCCTATGCGCTGACGGCCCCCCAGGCCCGCGAACTG
This window encodes:
- the tolA gene encoding cell envelope integrity protein TolA, whose amino-acid sequence is MVPNDNSRRPLPVPPEPGKWPAIGLAVLMHLMLALAFIFGLSWNTTAPGPVQAELWTALPPPNRPEPDPTPDPTPAPAPRPTPAPTPKPLPPPPPPPETRVTPEKPDIAIEQEKKRREAEKKRQADQDAAEQRERDRKEADRKLADKKAADKKEADRQQAEQARRDQDKKEADKKLADKKEADRLAAEKAQKAIADKAAAEKAAAEKVAADKKAAAEKRASDERDRKLREAFRSDTARAAGLEGGREGGREGGREGGNADRNQAAGASGNPGYADLIRSCVRPGVIYAATGSSANGNPTAVFRVQLLPSGDQAGAPRLIRSSGVPAFDRAVENGIRRCDPFPRPPSGRFESNIEVQYRMFD
- the tolB gene encoding Tol-Pal system beta propeller repeat protein TolB, yielding MMTAAIGLAANAAHAQLTVQISGAGANQYPIAIADFESSDPQGKAIADVIRADLGRTGLFKLIDATGANLSDSSTIGFAAWKTRGADALSVGSVQRGADGRYDIRYRLVDTVKQAQIDGVAFAAGNNPNEIRRTAHQIADRIYEKLTGDRGVFSTRIAYVLKQGPLFELQIADADGQNAQTALRSREPIISPAWSPDGSRLAYVSFESRKPVVYVHSIQTGQRVPVANFKGNNSAPAWSPNGNQLAVVLTRDGLSQIYLMGADGSGLRRLTQSPGIDTEPVFTPDGKSLLFTSDRGGAPQIYRLSIDSGSAERVSFKGTYNISPQLSPDGKTLVYVTRRAGYQIASLDLASGNEMLLTSSGKDESPSFAPNGKMILYATSQGGRGVLAAVSSDGRITQTLSVLSGDVREPTWGPFLTN
- the pal gene encoding peptidoglycan-associated lipoprotein Pal → MFMVAGLAAVITACSSPVKLDESSNVPVEDRTAGSQSGADPRGVARVDTTQGGLDPLNDPKGVLAQRSVYFDFDSYAVSDKFKPLVENHARFLNSNRNRKIVIEGNTDDLGGSEYNLALGQRRSEAVRRMMVLLGVRDDQVEAVSFGKEKPKSTGSDDSSRAENRRADIVYR
- the ybgF gene encoding tol-pal system protein YbgF, yielding MMFRASRNQVLAAVLLSAALSSVPAHAALFSDDDARQAIIDLRKEARDRSDQQAQQLQDALSRLENNQRAQLQLAGQIESQQQEIARLRGQIEILTKQVADTQQAQKDIYLDVDTRLKRLEPQAASIDGQQAMVDPGEKRSYDAAIDMFRSGAYADAIPALSAFVRQYPQSPYTPAAQFYIGSSQYALKDYKAAIAQQQALVKNFPTNVRAPDALLVIAGSQVELNDRRGARTTLERIVKDYPGVPAAQTAKDRLELLK
- a CDS encoding ABC transporter substrate-binding protein gives rise to the protein MTASPDLIRELAPTGRLRAALNFGNIVLAQRDAQGQPAGVTVDLARELARRLGLEVDFLSYESAGVVADQAQDGVWDIGFMARDPARATGISFTAPYVIIEGSYLVPADSPLQTIADVDASGVRVAVGKGAAYDLFLSRTLKHAEIVRAATSADAIDLFVADKLEAVAGVKQPLIKYAAAHPGWRVIEGRFTAIEQAMAVPKGRPEAFAYVHAFVEEMKASGFVADGLARSQQFDAAVAPPEAMP
- a CDS encoding amidohydrolase family protein, with the translated sequence MIIDCHGHYTTAPEELNEYRRLQVAACECGGSGCIFPAPVISDDQIRESVEGKQLRIQRERGTDLTIFSPRAIGMGHHVGDAKTSEAWSTVCNDLIHRVCQLYPENFAGVCQLPQSPGVAPANCIPELERCVNELGFIGCNLNPDPTGGMWTDPPLFDKWWYPLFEKMVELDVPAMIHVSGSCNPHFHATGAHYINGDTTAFMQFLTSKLFKDFPTLKFIIPHGGGAAPYHWGRYRGLALDMGLPPLKELLLNNVYFDTCVYHQPGIDLLLDVIPAENILFASETVGAVRSIDPETGFYFDDTRRYIDASKIGDDAKAKIFEGNARKVYSRLKV
- a CDS encoding amidohydrolase family protein gives rise to the protein MTLHVIDVHPHIITTDTATYPRAPLHGTQSTWSQERPTTTEQLLAAMDDAGVARAAIVQASTCYGFDNAYVADAVAAHPDRFTGVFSVDVMAPDAPERIRHWVDRKLTGLRLFTAGSTITGQAPGLGDPASFAAWDCAADLNLPVCVQMRVAGLPQLKVLLDRYPDLPIIIDHLLNIPLDDGPPYHEAEALYGLSAYPNIYLKLTPVILKKAREGKATPESFFKQVFAEFGAPRIAWGSNFPASPGSLKDLLQDTQAALAWASAGDQDWVFRKTAEMLYPALQADPASATPDDNKEFA
- a CDS encoding carboxymuconolactone decarboxylase family protein, producing MPHPQDIDPHSGCRLPLPSRDALGEAGQAAWDRANRPGTLAGLRGPAGLQLHSPETSPHLAALNIYLRQAAGFAPRVREVAILATAREMDSQFEWATHEAEALRVGVPSEVVEAIRHGRALDGLPDEDVLIIDLARQLWRTHRVSADTYAQLHARFGTRQMLELVVLMGTYANTAAMLALVDMQVPPEFPGRLPELAR
- a CDS encoding tripartite tricarboxylate transporter substrate-binding protein, whose product is MTRTTTRDVNPGANPAQGPAMPSATHGRMHWRRGLAVAACAALATGALAQPQGIAPDYPNKPITVVVAFGPGGAGDLVTRRVAQAMSATTGQSVIVENRPGAGAAAAAVTVAKAKPDGYTVLLTGNGTAISSVLFQNLPYNLARDFRHVSSIASFDLGLIVDGQSPFKSVADVIAFAKGNPGKLNIGTSRIGSTQHLAAEMFKSMAGIDAVSVPYKTTGEMVSAVRANDVQVAFEVLSPILGQLSSNAIRAVAVTASKRFPGLPNVPTVAEGGVPGFDASSWAGFSVPAATPTPVVQKLSAIVQAAVASPDVQASLQGMGYVASASTPEQMTTRISDDAAKWKKVIVQAEIPLQ
- a CDS encoding Bug family tripartite tricarboxylate transporter substrate binding protein; the protein is MKLLRFRVRRTTLALVISTVAAAHALPAAAQGNTYPDKPIRMSLPYGAGGIGDLTARVVTQKVSEILGQPIVIENRPGAGGVPSFQAGMQAPADGYTLVTGGNGTAITQTLIKDLPYSIINDFTQVATMSKFALVVVVRADSPYKSLGELVAYGKANPGKLSLGTANMGSSQHLGAELFKSVAGIDAQVIPYKMSPALLTGIRSGDIDAAFEFVPPMLASIKGGTVRALAIADDKRSPALSDVPTSKESGLDGYVVTSWNGVSARAGTPPEIVEKLNKAFVAAVNSPEVAQKLRDMNSEPYALTAPQARELMVSDVAKWKTVIQRANLPIN